In the genome of Leptospiraceae bacterium, the window ATTTTCAATGTCATAAAAGGCATAATACAAAATATCGCCACTGATTAGATATAAATCTGCTTCTGTGAGCTGTATGAGTTGATGAAGTTCATCAATAGAATCATGAACGTCGGTGACATATATGATTTTAATCATAAACAGCTTGATTTTAAAATCAAGAAAAGGTATAATTCGTATTCGTAAAGGAAAATACTATTTTTTTAATCTTTTCGATAAAATTATCGTATGTAAACTTCATCAAGTGGTTTCGAAAGGTTTTTTCGTTGAATTGAAAATTTTCGAATTTTTTTATTGCATCGATTAAGCTGTTTTCGTTTTGTTCGTCGAAAAAAATCCCCGTTTCGTTTTCGACCACGGTTTCTAAAGCTCCACCCCTTCGATAGGCAATCACTGGGCATCCGTAGGACTGAGCTTCTACTGGCACAATCCCAAAATCTTCAATCCCTGGGAAAATCAAAGCCTTTGCTCGTTGGTAAAGTTGAGCAATCTCGGTTTTTGAAGGAGATACCCAAAATTCTATATTTGGTGTTGCTAACTTTTTGAGTTTATTGAGCTCAGGTCCATTTCCTGCAATAATGAGCTTTTGATTCAACTTACGAAATGCTCTAACGGCTATATCCACTCTTTTGTAGGGAACTAAAGCACTCACAATCAAGTAAAACGAATCACGTTGGTGAAGATTTAATTCAGGAAAGTTTTTTATGCATGGCGGATGAATCACAACAGCATCCCTTCCGTAGTATTTTTTGATACGTCGAGCTACAAACTGACTATTCGCAATGTACTGATCCACACGATGGGCAGATGCCGAATCCCAAGTTCTTAAATAATTTGCAAAAAAGGGAATCAAAAATTTTTGAAGGAAATTCTCACCGGGAAAATACGTTCTATACATATCCCAAACATATCGCATGGGGGTGTGAATATACGAGATGTGAGGAACATCAGGCGGAACAATCACACCCTTGGCAACACAATGAGAACTCGAAAAAACCAA includes:
- a CDS encoding glycosyltransferase, which codes for MKVAIVHDWLTGMRGGEVVLEALLDLFPEADLFTLLHIPNCCSDKIEKRKIYTSFIQNFPFKEKLYRYYLPFFPTAIEEFDFWGYDLVFSSSHCVAKGVIVPPDVPHISYIHTPMRYVWDMYRTYFPGENFLQKFLIPFFANYLRTWDSASAHRVDQYIANSQFVARRIKKYYGRDAVVIHPPCIKNFPELNLHQRDSFYLIVSALVPYKRVDIAVRAFRKLNQKLIIAGNGPELNKLKKLATPNIEFWVSPSKTEIAQLYQRAKALIFPGIEDFGIVPVEAQSYGCPVIAYRRGGALETVVENETGIFFDEQNENSLIDAIKKFENFQFNEKTFRNHLMKFTYDNFIEKIKKIVFSFTNTNYTFS